One region of Mesobacillus boroniphilus genomic DNA includes:
- a CDS encoding NAD-dependent epimerase/dehydratase family protein gives MKILVIGGSRFLGKAFVEEAQKKGHEITVFNRGNNNEVLRNVEVLIGDRNGNLEQLKNRKWDAVLDTSGLIPNSVRNLTSILKMQTDFYAFVSSISVYKDWIPKGIEEDYPVQTMPVEEADELTKDPNGDLLQYYGKFKTLSEQEAERNMPGKVLNIRAGQLVGGNDYTDRLPYWVNRISEGGQVLAPGNPQTSYIQLIDVKDLSEWILKMMEEKNAGTYNVTGKPMPLLDLFTNIREFTGSDAEFNWAGEQLLLENNVLPWTEMPLWIPEETPLGPNHQEPWKGAFHINIDKALQSGLTFRPIEETIREVHEWIQSLDRTNYDWKAGIDRDRENILLDALAAHELKNT, from the coding sequence ATGAAAATTCTAGTAATTGGCGGAAGCCGTTTTCTTGGAAAGGCATTTGTCGAGGAAGCGCAAAAAAAGGGCCATGAAATCACGGTATTCAATCGAGGGAATAATAATGAAGTGCTGCGTAATGTAGAGGTATTGATTGGCGATAGGAATGGAAATCTTGAACAGCTAAAAAACCGTAAGTGGGATGCCGTTCTGGATACTTCAGGCCTAATCCCTAATTCTGTCCGGAACTTAACATCAATTCTTAAAATGCAAACAGATTTCTATGCTTTTGTATCAAGTATTTCTGTTTACAAAGACTGGATTCCAAAAGGGATCGAAGAGGATTATCCGGTTCAAACAATGCCCGTTGAAGAAGCAGATGAACTCACAAAGGACCCAAATGGCGACTTATTACAATATTATGGAAAATTCAAAACATTGTCAGAACAAGAAGCCGAAAGGAACATGCCAGGAAAAGTGTTAAACATTCGCGCCGGACAGCTGGTTGGTGGAAATGACTATACTGACAGGCTGCCGTATTGGGTTAATCGTATTTCTGAAGGAGGCCAGGTGCTTGCGCCCGGAAATCCTCAAACCTCGTACATACAATTAATAGATGTGAAGGACTTGTCAGAATGGATTTTAAAAATGATGGAGGAAAAAAATGCCGGCACTTATAACGTGACTGGAAAACCAATGCCGTTGCTGGATCTTTTCACTAATATCAGAGAATTTACAGGCAGTGATGCTGAATTTAACTGGGCAGGTGAACAATTACTTCTTGAAAATAACGTTTTACCCTGGACAGAAATGCCTCTTTGGATTCCAGAAGAAACACCGTTAGGGCCCAACCATCAAGAACCATGGAAAGGAGCCTTCCATATTAATATAGACAAAGCCCTTCAATCCGGTCTTACCTTTCGACCGATCGAAGAAACCATCCGTGAGGTACACGAATGGATACAATCATTGGATAGAACTAATTATGATTGGAAAGCGGGAATAGACCGAGACCGTGAAAATATTCTTCTTGATGCTTTAGCTGCACATGAATTGAAAAACACTTAA
- a CDS encoding DUF3231 family protein, whose amino-acid sequence MNFFEVMKDAFGPFMDGEKKPLHVGEVMNLWFYLHGTEQTLRYDQNAYNLVKDPELKEKIADIIENVHRPMINELTQFFKDEGIPLPDVGAEKVIGEYKDLPEGAGLNDEEIANLISYNLVVGITSATRGITESVRSDVGYLFAKYHMMKITFSLTFKALMQEKGWLRVPPYYTTGKQ is encoded by the coding sequence ATGAACTTTTTTGAAGTAATGAAAGATGCTTTCGGACCTTTTATGGACGGTGAAAAAAAGCCTTTGCACGTCGGAGAAGTCATGAATCTTTGGTTTTATCTTCATGGGACGGAACAAACTCTTAGGTACGATCAAAACGCCTACAATTTAGTGAAGGATCCTGAGCTCAAAGAAAAAATCGCAGATATCATTGAAAACGTTCACAGGCCAATGATCAATGAATTAACCCAGTTTTTCAAGGACGAAGGAATACCATTACCTGATGTCGGTGCGGAAAAAGTCATAGGGGAATACAAGGATTTACCCGAAGGCGCTGGTTTGAACGATGAGGAAATAGCGAATTTGATTTCTTACAATTTGGTCGTGGGAATCACATCGGCGACTAGAGGTATCACAGAATCTGTCAGGTCGGATGTAGGTTACTTATTCGCAAAATACCATATGATGAAAATTACTTTTTCTTTAACTTTCAAAGCACTTATGCAAGAAAAAGGCTGGTTGAGAGTGCCGCCGTACTATACTACCGGAAAACAGTAA
- a CDS encoding LysR family transcriptional regulator produces the protein MDLRQMRYFIAIAEEKNITAAAHRLHMSQPPLSLQLKQMEEELGVMLVERYGKKFELTDKGELLYRHALNIIHSFEEVKNELKETDEGRKGNLSVGINTLSVPEFPDWLEAFHSYYPLVYLRVVQNDSAYLAELVKTRAIELGLVRLPLASHNLNYLHLYNEPFVFVCRNNDENNISIEEISSYPLILPSTEGLGSYNIIHESFTKAQLPLQVICECSDMNVLMQLVSSGIGSTIVPKSVFKSYGQENLFARKITDSTLISSVGLIWLKDHHLSSPARNFIEMIKERLGLDESSYE, from the coding sequence ATGGATTTAAGACAAATGCGATATTTCATTGCGATTGCCGAAGAGAAAAATATTACGGCTGCAGCACATAGGCTTCACATGTCACAACCGCCATTAAGCCTGCAGTTAAAACAAATGGAAGAAGAGTTGGGTGTAATGCTGGTAGAACGGTATGGGAAAAAGTTCGAATTGACTGATAAGGGAGAGCTGCTGTACAGACACGCACTTAATATCATCCACTCATTTGAGGAAGTGAAAAATGAACTTAAAGAAACGGATGAAGGAAGGAAGGGAAATTTATCTGTCGGAATCAATACTCTATCTGTTCCTGAGTTTCCTGATTGGCTTGAAGCGTTTCACTCATACTACCCGCTTGTCTATTTGCGGGTCGTGCAAAATGATTCAGCCTATTTAGCTGAACTCGTAAAAACTCGCGCAATTGAACTAGGACTGGTCAGGCTGCCATTGGCCAGCCATAATCTAAATTACCTTCATTTGTACAATGAGCCATTCGTTTTTGTTTGTAGGAATAATGATGAAAATAATATATCAATTGAAGAGATTAGCAGTTACCCGTTAATCCTTCCTTCAACAGAGGGACTTGGGAGCTATAATATTATCCACGAGTCGTTTACAAAAGCGCAGCTTCCGCTTCAGGTCATTTGTGAATGTTCAGATATGAATGTGCTTATGCAGCTGGTATCATCCGGTATAGGTTCAACCATTGTCCCTAAATCCGTTTTTAAATCATATGGGCAGGAGAATCTATTTGCCAGAAAAATCACTGATTCCACGCTAATATCGTCTGTTGGATTAATCTGGCTTAAGGATCATCATCTCTCTAGTCCGGCAAGAAATTTTATTGAAATGATCAAGGAACGACTCGGCCTCGACGAAAGCAGTTATGAATAA
- a CDS encoding NCS2 family permease, giving the protein MDKLFQLTAHNTTLGRELSAGLISYITVVYIIIVNATILSAAGIPLEAGIIATIITVFAGCLLMGFWSNTPILVIPGMGLNAMFTYTIVQSGGFTWQEALAMVFVSGVLFMLLAFTRLAKTITASIPDSLKEAITVGIGILLILIGFDNSGIITSSEHTLLAIGDLSTSTALITLIGLIVTVILFIKNVPGNLLLSIVFTSVLSVLFGDLKSGEVSFKMPSFGEYTSVFGQMSFAQAGNFVFWLTAFSLAMVVIFENIGLIHGHTKMLKQPEKYKKSLQANAISVATAGIFGTSPTVSSVESAAGIAAGGRTGLTSIVTGVLFLASIVLIPVIKLVPESAVSPVLILIGVLMLQNITQIKLDDLLESFPALLIIVLIPLTYSIADGMAIGFILYPLMKLLMGKGREIQPALYMIALLFLGNFVLQYAL; this is encoded by the coding sequence ATGGATAAATTATTTCAACTAACAGCACACAATACAACGCTAGGGAGAGAGTTATCAGCTGGACTTATTTCCTATATAACGGTTGTGTATATTATCATTGTCAACGCAACAATCTTATCAGCAGCTGGGATTCCGCTTGAAGCAGGAATCATTGCAACCATTATTACAGTGTTCGCAGGATGTTTGCTCATGGGATTTTGGAGCAACACTCCGATTCTTGTGATTCCTGGGATGGGACTAAACGCGATGTTTACCTATACCATCGTTCAGTCAGGTGGGTTCACATGGCAGGAAGCACTCGCAATGGTATTTGTCTCAGGAGTCCTATTCATGTTATTAGCCTTCACCCGGCTCGCTAAAACAATCACCGCTTCCATTCCCGATTCATTAAAGGAAGCTATTACAGTCGGAATCGGAATTTTATTGATTTTGATTGGATTTGATAATAGCGGGATTATCACAAGCTCTGAGCACACTTTGCTTGCAATCGGGGATCTTAGCACCTCAACTGCACTCATAACATTGATCGGCTTGATCGTAACGGTCATTTTATTCATTAAAAATGTTCCTGGAAACCTATTGCTGAGCATTGTATTTACATCAGTTCTTTCCGTGCTGTTCGGAGACCTGAAGAGTGGAGAAGTTTCATTTAAAATGCCTTCATTTGGGGAATACACATCGGTGTTTGGGCAAATGTCATTTGCACAGGCTGGCAATTTTGTTTTCTGGCTGACAGCCTTCTCCTTGGCGATGGTCGTCATTTTTGAAAACATTGGATTGATTCACGGACATACAAAGATGCTCAAACAGCCTGAAAAATACAAAAAATCTCTTCAGGCAAATGCAATATCTGTAGCAACCGCGGGAATCTTTGGAACAAGTCCAACAGTTTCTTCTGTTGAAAGTGCAGCAGGTATAGCGGCTGGCGGCCGTACAGGACTAACAAGTATAGTGACCGGCGTCCTGTTTCTTGCATCCATTGTTTTGATACCTGTCATTAAATTAGTTCCAGAAAGTGCAGTTTCACCAGTATTAATATTAATTGGAGTTCTAATGCTTCAAAATATCACGCAAATCAAGCTTGACGATTTGTTGGAAAGCTTCCCTGCGCTTTTGATCATTGTGCTGATTCCTTTAACATACAGTATTGCAGATGGAATGGCGATTGGTTTCATTCTTTACCCTTTAATGAAACTATTAATGGGAAAAGGCCGGGAAATACAGCCAGCACTATATATGATCGCTCTGCTGTTCCTCGGTAACTTCGTATTGCAATATGCACTTTAG
- the acnA gene encoding aconitate hydratase AcnA translates to MSNQDVFNARSSFEIDGKRYHYYSLAALEKAGIGNVSKLPYSVKVLLESVLRQHDGFVITKEHVENLAKWGTSEVKEVDVPFKPSRVILQDFTGVPAVVDLASLRKAMADMGGDPQKINPEKPVDLVIDHSVQVDKYGTPDALNVNMELEFERNAERYQFLSWAQKAFDNYRAVPPATGIVHQVNLEYLANVVHAVENADGEFETFPDSLVGTDSHTTMINGIGVLGWGVGGIEAEAGMLGQPSYFPVPEVVGVKLVGDMPNGATATDLALKVTQVLRSKGVVGKFVEFFGPGVVTLPLADRATVANMAPEYGATCGFFPVDGEALDYMRLTGRSEDHINVVEAYCKENGLFFDPALEPVYTDVVEINLSEIEANLSGPKRPQDLIPLSEMQKSFQEALTSPAGNQGFGLDKKEIEKEAVVEFANGDKTTMKTGAIAIAAITSCTNTSNPYVLVGAGLVAKKAVELGMEVPKFVKTSLAPGSKVVTGYLRDSELLPYLETLGFNLVGYGCTTCIGNSGPLKPEIEKSVAESDLLVTSVLSGNRNFEGRIHPLVKANYLASPPLVVAYALAGTVDIDLQNDSIGKDKDGNDVFFKDIWPSTAEVNEVVHRVVTPELFRREYETVFTDNEKWNEIQTNSDPLYTFDEDSTYIANPPFFEGLTPEAGEVAPLNSLRVVGKFGDSVTTDHISPAGAIGKDTPAGKYLREKGVEPRDFNSYGSRRGNHEVMMRGTFANIRIKNQIAPGTEGGFTTYWPTGEVMSIFDACMKYKEQGTGLMVVAGKDYGMGSSRDWAAKGTNLLGIKTVIAESFERIHRSNLVLMGVLPLQFKAGENAETLGLTGRESFDVQIDENVRPRDIITVTATDEDGNKKTFEALVRFDSEVEIDYYRHGGILQMVLRDKLKA, encoded by the coding sequence ATGTCAAACCAAGATGTTTTTAACGCCCGCAGTTCATTTGAAATTGACGGGAAACGCTATCATTACTATAGCCTGGCAGCATTAGAAAAGGCTGGAATCGGCAATGTATCAAAACTGCCTTACTCAGTGAAGGTTTTGCTTGAATCCGTACTTCGCCAGCATGATGGCTTTGTAATCACAAAAGAGCATGTTGAAAATTTAGCAAAATGGGGAACTAGCGAAGTGAAAGAAGTGGATGTGCCTTTCAAGCCTTCACGTGTTATTCTTCAGGACTTCACTGGTGTACCTGCAGTCGTTGACCTTGCATCACTAAGAAAAGCAATGGCCGACATGGGTGGAGATCCGCAAAAAATCAATCCAGAAAAGCCGGTTGATCTAGTAATCGACCACTCTGTACAGGTTGATAAATACGGTACTCCAGATGCACTTAATGTAAATATGGAGCTTGAATTCGAACGTAATGCTGAACGTTACCAGTTCTTAAGCTGGGCACAAAAAGCATTCGATAACTACCGTGCTGTTCCACCAGCAACAGGTATCGTGCACCAGGTTAACCTTGAGTATCTTGCAAACGTTGTCCACGCTGTAGAAAATGCAGATGGCGAATTTGAAACTTTCCCAGATTCATTGGTAGGTACTGACTCACATACTACTATGATCAACGGTATTGGCGTTCTTGGATGGGGCGTAGGCGGTATCGAAGCTGAAGCTGGAATGCTTGGCCAGCCTTCATACTTCCCAGTACCAGAAGTAGTAGGAGTAAAATTGGTAGGAGATATGCCGAATGGCGCCACTGCAACTGACCTTGCACTTAAAGTGACACAGGTTCTTCGCAGCAAAGGCGTTGTTGGTAAATTCGTCGAGTTCTTCGGACCTGGCGTGGTTACACTTCCACTTGCTGACCGTGCGACTGTTGCCAACATGGCACCTGAATACGGCGCTACTTGCGGATTCTTCCCAGTAGACGGAGAAGCATTGGATTACATGCGTTTAACTGGACGTTCCGAAGATCACATTAACGTGGTTGAGGCATACTGCAAGGAGAACGGACTATTCTTTGATCCTGCATTAGAGCCAGTTTATACAGATGTTGTAGAAATCAACCTTTCTGAAATCGAAGCTAACCTGTCAGGCCCTAAGCGTCCACAGGACTTGATCCCACTATCAGAAATGCAGAAGTCTTTCCAGGAAGCATTGACTTCTCCTGCAGGAAACCAGGGATTCGGCTTAGACAAGAAAGAAATCGAAAAAGAAGCTGTTGTTGAGTTCGCTAATGGCGACAAAACAACAATGAAGACTGGTGCCATCGCAATTGCAGCGATCACTAGCTGTACTAATACTTCTAACCCATATGTACTAGTAGGTGCGGGTCTAGTTGCTAAAAAAGCAGTTGAGCTTGGAATGGAAGTTCCTAAGTTCGTAAAAACTTCTTTAGCACCTGGTTCAAAGGTTGTTACTGGATACCTTCGTGATTCAGAATTGCTGCCTTACCTTGAAACTCTTGGTTTCAACCTTGTTGGTTATGGCTGTACTACATGTATCGGTAACTCTGGTCCATTGAAGCCGGAAATCGAAAAGTCTGTAGCTGAAAGTGATCTGCTTGTTACATCTGTCCTTTCTGGTAACCGTAACTTTGAAGGACGTATCCACCCGCTTGTAAAAGCAAACTACCTGGCTTCACCGCCATTAGTTGTTGCTTATGCACTAGCAGGAACAGTGGACATCGATCTTCAGAATGATTCAATCGGAAAAGACAAGGATGGAAACGATGTATTCTTCAAGGATATCTGGCCATCAACTGCAGAAGTGAACGAAGTTGTTCACCGAGTAGTAACTCCAGAATTGTTCCGCAGAGAGTACGAAACTGTATTCACTGATAACGAGAAGTGGAACGAGATCCAAACAAACAGCGATCCGCTTTACACGTTCGATGAGGATTCAACTTATATCGCAAACCCTCCATTCTTCGAAGGTTTGACTCCAGAAGCTGGAGAAGTGGCTCCATTGAACAGCCTTCGTGTAGTCGGCAAGTTCGGTGACTCTGTAACAACTGACCATATTTCTCCTGCAGGTGCGATCGGCAAAGATACACCAGCTGGAAAATACCTGCGTGAAAAGGGTGTAGAACCTCGCGACTTCAACTCATACGGTTCACGCCGTGGTAACCATGAAGTCATGATGCGCGGAACATTCGCAAACATCCGTATCAAAAACCAAATCGCTCCTGGCACAGAAGGCGGTTTCACAACTTACTGGCCAACAGGTGAAGTTATGTCCATCTTTGATGCTTGCATGAAGTACAAAGAGCAGGGCACAGGACTAATGGTTGTTGCTGGCAAGGATTACGGAATGGGATCATCACGTGACTGGGCTGCAAAGGGTACTAACCTATTAGGGATCAAGACTGTTATCGCTGAAAGCTTCGAGCGTATCCACCGTTCAAACCTTGTATTGATGGGCGTATTGCCGCTTCAATTCAAAGCTGGTGAAAACGCAGAAACTCTTGGCCTGACAGGAAGAGAATCATTCGATGTCCAAATTGATGAAAATGTCCGTCCACGTGACATCATCACTGTGACAGCTACTGACGAAGACGGCAACAAGAAGACTTTTGAAGCACTTGTACGTTTCGACTCAGAAGTAGAAATCGACTACTACCGTCACGGCGGCATCCTGCAAATGGTTCTTCGTGATAAATTAAAAGCATAA
- the sspO gene encoding small acid-soluble spore protein O codes for MVKRKANHVIPGANAAKAQGNGAGYNEEMANEPLTEMEKQNNKKRKKNQ; via the coding sequence GTGGTAAAAAGGAAAGCAAATCATGTCATTCCCGGAGCAAATGCTGCCAAAGCGCAAGGAAATGGCGCAGGCTATAATGAGGAAATGGCAAATGAACCATTAACTGAAATGGAAAAGCAAAATAACAAGAAACGAAAGAAAAATCAATAG
- a CDS encoding small acid-soluble spore protein P: protein MNKNDSKDMRKNAPKGDQDSQPAPLSGSKKVKNRNHTRQKHNSNHDM, encoded by the coding sequence ATGAACAAAAATGATTCCAAGGATATGCGCAAGAATGCTCCTAAAGGTGATCAAGACAGCCAGCCTGCTCCATTAAGCGGCTCTAAAAAAGTCAAAAACCGCAACCATACACGCCAAAAACATAATTCAAATCACGACATGTAG
- the selA gene encoding L-seryl-tRNA(Sec) selenium transferase has product MKHLLRQLPAVHELQKDNSFLDLANKYGIETDYLTEIIKDVLNDIRTDMVNENWSGPEPGTESFVEQIFALVDSFAAERLDYTLKRVINATGTILHTNLGRARLSENAMKHVMDTAMNYSNLEYKIDEGERGSRHSHVESLIKKITGAEAAMVVNNNAAAVFIILSALAKEKEVVVSRGQLVEIGGSFRISSIMEESGARLVEVGTTNKTHLHDYDNVITDQTSMILKVHTSNFKIFGFSKTVETDELAELSSKHEHVIFYEDLGSGVLYDFKSHGIGDEPVVSEVLKMGADIVSFSGDKLLGGPQAGIIAGKKELIDQLKKHQLARVVRVDKMTLAALEGTLMDYLRGVKGMQNIPTLRCLLVPPGELKSRAESFVQSIHSFEGQLKAAVSEGTSQVGGGTMPDVELPTYLVTISHPTMRAEYIARKLRTEFYPAIIVRIHKEEVQIDLRTVDAEEVKHLLEALKKI; this is encoded by the coding sequence TTGAAACATTTGTTAAGGCAGCTTCCTGCAGTCCATGAATTGCAGAAAGATAACAGTTTTTTGGATTTAGCCAATAAGTATGGAATTGAAACCGACTATTTAACTGAGATCATTAAAGATGTGCTGAATGATATAAGAACAGATATGGTAAACGAGAACTGGAGCGGTCCTGAGCCAGGCACAGAGTCTTTCGTTGAACAGATATTCGCATTGGTGGATTCATTTGCAGCAGAACGGTTGGATTATACCCTGAAAAGAGTCATCAATGCTACGGGCACCATTTTACATACGAATCTTGGCAGGGCCAGGTTAAGTGAAAATGCGATGAAGCATGTGATGGATACTGCGATGAATTATTCAAACTTGGAGTATAAGATTGACGAAGGTGAGCGTGGGTCGCGTCACAGTCATGTGGAGTCCCTTATTAAAAAAATTACGGGCGCAGAAGCAGCAATGGTAGTAAACAATAATGCGGCAGCGGTTTTTATCATCCTTAGTGCGCTGGCAAAGGAGAAAGAGGTAGTTGTTTCACGGGGCCAGCTAGTGGAGATTGGGGGTTCTTTTCGGATTTCTTCCATTATGGAAGAGAGCGGAGCCCGATTAGTTGAAGTGGGCACAACCAATAAGACGCATTTACATGACTATGACAATGTCATCACCGATCAGACTTCGATGATCCTTAAAGTTCATACGAGTAATTTCAAAATATTTGGTTTTTCCAAGACAGTTGAGACCGATGAGTTGGCAGAGCTATCCAGCAAGCACGAGCATGTGATTTTTTACGAGGATTTGGGCAGTGGTGTGCTTTATGATTTCAAGAGCCACGGAATCGGGGATGAGCCAGTTGTCAGTGAAGTGCTGAAAATGGGAGCAGACATCGTATCATTCAGTGGAGACAAATTGCTTGGCGGACCGCAGGCCGGAATTATCGCAGGCAAAAAAGAGCTGATCGATCAGTTGAAGAAACACCAACTGGCACGTGTCGTACGCGTGGATAAGATGACCCTTGCAGCATTGGAGGGAACTTTAATGGACTATCTTAGAGGAGTAAAGGGGATGCAGAATATCCCGACTCTAAGATGCTTGCTTGTACCACCTGGGGAACTGAAATCCAGGGCTGAAAGTTTTGTCCAGTCCATTCATTCTTTCGAAGGACAGCTGAAAGCAGCTGTTTCTGAAGGAACAAGCCAGGTAGGCGGAGGGACGATGCCGGATGTTGAGCTGCCAACTTATTTAGTCACAATTAGCCATCCGACAATGCGGGCTGAATATATTGCCAGAAAGCTAAGGACGGAGTTTTATCCAGCGATCATCGTCAGGATACATAAGGAAGAGGTTCAAATTGATTTACGCACGGTTGATGCTGAGGAAGTAAAACATCTTCTGGAAGCGTTGAAAAAAATTTAG
- the selD gene encoding selenide, water dikinase SelD, giving the protein MILKTRKSILSFEVIRLSEHEKIRLTSLSTKAGUGCKISPEDLTQVLRLLPEQEPVPELLVGHETSDDAGVYKLSDTIALIQTIDYFTPIVDDPYMFGQIAAANALSDVYAMGGEPKTVLNIVGYPVKKLGPEILAEILRGASDKVKEAGAVTVGGHSIDDQEPKFGLSVTGLAHPDAIWKNVGAKPGDLLVLSKPIGVGIMTTGIKRSAVTAEQEREVTETMALLNKSAADALKDFTPHAVTDVTGFGLLGHGSEIARGSNVSFEISLSSVPVLDGTYELAAQGVVPGGSKSNHKWLENDVVYEDISAEEQLVLCDAITSGGLLVSLPESEAGQYVEALKNKGLLHAAIVGKVTEKKDKIIYVKR; this is encoded by the coding sequence ATGATTTTAAAAACAAGAAAGAGTATACTTTCTTTTGAGGTGATAAGGTTGAGTGAGCATGAAAAAATCCGTTTGACGTCATTATCGACAAAAGCTGGCTGAGGATGCAAAATCAGTCCTGAGGACTTGACGCAAGTTTTGCGTCTACTGCCAGAACAGGAACCGGTTCCTGAATTGCTCGTCGGACATGAAACATCCGATGATGCAGGTGTATATAAACTATCAGATACTATTGCCCTGATCCAAACAATTGATTATTTTACCCCAATTGTTGATGATCCTTATATGTTCGGCCAGATTGCTGCCGCCAATGCACTTAGCGATGTGTACGCTATGGGAGGAGAGCCTAAAACTGTCCTGAATATTGTAGGGTATCCTGTTAAAAAGCTCGGCCCAGAAATTCTTGCGGAAATTTTAAGAGGTGCCAGCGACAAAGTAAAGGAAGCTGGTGCAGTGACGGTTGGCGGTCATTCCATCGATGACCAGGAACCAAAATTCGGTTTGTCAGTAACCGGCCTGGCCCACCCTGACGCCATCTGGAAGAATGTCGGTGCAAAACCAGGTGATCTGCTGGTACTTTCAAAACCAATCGGGGTCGGCATCATGACAACAGGTATCAAACGCAGTGCAGTTACTGCAGAGCAAGAGCGAGAAGTAACCGAAACCATGGCTTTACTGAACAAGTCTGCGGCAGATGCGCTGAAAGATTTTACACCGCACGCGGTAACGGACGTGACAGGGTTCGGACTGCTTGGGCATGGTAGTGAAATTGCCCGTGGGAGCAATGTCAGCTTTGAAATTTCACTGTCCTCCGTACCTGTCCTAGACGGTACATATGAATTGGCTGCACAAGGTGTCGTACCTGGAGGATCAAAATCCAACCATAAGTGGCTGGAGAATGATGTTGTGTATGAAGACATTTCTGCAGAAGAGCAGTTAGTACTTTGTGATGCGATAACTTCTGGAGGACTTCTCGTTTCCCTTCCTGAAAGTGAAGCTGGGCAGTACGTGGAAGCCTTGAAGAACAAAGGGCTTCTTCATGCGGCTATTGTTGGGAAAGTTACAGAGAAGAAAGATAAAATAATCTATGTAAAAAGGTGA
- a CDS encoding L-threonine 3-dehydrogenase, which yields MKKILITGALGQIGSELTVKLREIYGQDNVIATDIRKTDSEAAANGPFEILDVMDANKMTELAKKYNVDTIMHMAALLSATAETKPVFAWNLNMGGLMNALETARELNLQFFTPSSIGAFGPNTPKDNTPQDTIQRPTTMYGVNKVAGELLADYYFHRFGVDTRGVRFPGLISYVTPPGGGTTDYAVEIYYEAIKNGKYSSYIDKGTYMDMMYMPDALGAIIDLMEADPSKLIHRNAFNVTAMSFDPEELTAEIKKHIPGFEISYNVDAVRQSIANSWPNSIDASAAAEEWGFNAKYDLSSMTADMLEKLKTKL from the coding sequence ATGAAGAAAATCTTGATAACTGGCGCACTTGGCCAGATTGGTTCTGAATTAACTGTTAAACTACGTGAAATTTATGGACAGGATAATGTAATTGCGACGGATATCAGGAAAACTGATTCAGAAGCTGCTGCGAACGGTCCATTTGAGATCCTTGATGTCATGGACGCAAACAAAATGACCGAACTGGCAAAAAAATATAATGTCGATACCATCATGCATATGGCAGCATTGCTATCTGCCACTGCTGAAACGAAACCAGTATTCGCCTGGAACCTTAACATGGGCGGCCTGATGAACGCTCTTGAAACAGCCAGAGAACTCAATTTGCAATTTTTTACACCAAGCTCCATTGGCGCATTCGGGCCAAATACGCCTAAGGACAATACTCCTCAGGACACCATCCAGCGCCCGACTACAATGTATGGTGTAAACAAAGTTGCTGGAGAATTGCTTGCTGATTACTATTTCCACCGTTTCGGGGTAGACACAAGGGGAGTAAGATTCCCAGGATTGATTTCATATGTGACCCCTCCAGGTGGCGGTACAACTGATTATGCGGTTGAAATATACTATGAAGCAATCAAGAATGGGAAATACAGTTCATATATTGATAAAGGCACTTACATGGACATGATGTATATGCCAGATGCACTTGGAGCAATCATTGACCTGATGGAAGCTGATCCTTCCAAGTTGATCCACAGAAATGCTTTTAACGTTACGGCAATGAGCTTTGATCCAGAAGAACTTACAGCGGAAATCAAGAAGCATATTCCTGGCTTTGAAATTTCCTATAATGTCGACGCTGTACGACAGTCAATTGCCAATAGCTGGCCGAATTCCATTGATGCATCAGCTGCAGCTGAAGAATGGGGATTCAATGCGAAGTATGATCTCTCAAGTATGACTGCTGACATGCTGGAAAAATTAAAAACAAAGCTATAG